One Arthrobacter sp. StoSoilB20 DNA segment encodes these proteins:
- a CDS encoding polyprenol monophosphomannose synthase has translation MRVLTIIPTYNELESLPVTLGRLRAAVPESDVLVVDDNSPDGTGRLADDFAAADHQVHVLHRKGKEGLGAAYIAGFKWGLAAGYDVLVEMDADGSHKPEQLPLLLDAVKDGADLAMGSRWVPGGSVVNWPLYRQAISRIGSTYARIMLGVKIKDVTGGYRAFKRSTLEALNLDEVESVGYGFQVDLAWRVAKLGLRIEERPITFVERELGASKMSGNIVVEAMINVTKWGLAARWAKLTRKSSATAK, from the coding sequence TTGCGTGTCCTGACGATCATTCCCACCTACAACGAGCTCGAATCGCTCCCTGTGACCCTGGGGCGGCTGCGCGCAGCAGTTCCCGAGTCCGATGTCCTGGTGGTTGACGACAACAGCCCTGATGGTACGGGACGGCTCGCAGATGACTTCGCTGCTGCGGACCACCAGGTGCATGTGCTTCATCGGAAGGGCAAGGAAGGTCTCGGCGCTGCATACATTGCCGGCTTCAAGTGGGGCCTCGCCGCGGGGTACGACGTCCTGGTGGAAATGGACGCGGACGGTTCGCATAAGCCCGAACAGTTGCCCCTGCTCCTGGATGCAGTCAAAGACGGAGCGGATCTGGCCATGGGCTCGCGCTGGGTACCCGGTGGCAGTGTGGTCAACTGGCCGCTCTACCGCCAGGCAATCTCCAGGATCGGCAGCACTTATGCCCGCATCATGCTCGGGGTCAAGATCAAGGACGTCACCGGCGGCTACCGCGCCTTTAAGCGCAGCACCCTCGAAGCCCTGAACCTGGATGAAGTAGAGTCGGTTGGCTACGGTTTCCAGGTGGACCTCGCATGGAGGGTAGCCAAGCTTGGCCTGCGCATCGAGGAACGTCCCATCACCTTCGTCGAACGTGAACTGGGTGCCTCGAAAATGAGCGGCAACATCGTGGTGGAAGCCATGATCAACGTTACCAAGTGGGGATTGGCGGCCCGTTGGGCCAAGCTGACCCGCAAGTCTTCGGCCACGGCCAAGTAA
- a CDS encoding RNA polymerase-binding protein RbpA — MSDRSLRGMRLGAQSMETESGVEPAPRQRVEYRCEDGEQVFVTFSSEAEIPPVWVSKTGKEALLVDGERPVDANEKAVRTHWDMLLERRSLPELEQILEDRLNILRERRGERRSA; from the coding sequence ATGAGCGATCGCAGCCTGCGGGGTATGCGTCTTGGCGCCCAAAGCATGGAAACTGAATCCGGCGTTGAACCGGCACCGCGCCAGCGGGTCGAGTACCGCTGCGAAGACGGCGAGCAGGTCTTCGTGACCTTCTCCTCCGAAGCTGAAATTCCCCCGGTATGGGTTTCCAAGACCGGCAAGGAAGCCCTCCTGGTCGATGGTGAGCGCCCGGTGGACGCTAACGAGAAAGCGGTCCGCACCCACTGGGACATGCTCCTGGAGCGCAGGAGCCTTCCTGAGCTGGAGCAGATCCTGGAGGATCGTTTGAACATTCTGCGTGAGCGCCGTGGAGAGCGCCGCTCCGCTTAG
- a CDS encoding SPFH domain-containing protein, whose amino-acid sequence MDGLGGTAAAIVLIVLVIFVIIVLVRSVRIIPQARAGVVERLGKYQRTLNPGLTILIPFVDRLLPLLDLREQVVSFPPQPVITEDNLVVSIDTVVYFQVTDPRAATYEIANYIQAVEQLTTTTLRNVVGGLNLEEALTSRDQINGQLRGVLDEATGRWGIRVSRVELKAIDPPHSIQDSMEKQMRAERDRRAAILTAEGTKQSQILTAEGQRQAAILAAEGDAKAAILRADGEAQAIQKVFDAIHKGNPDQKLLAYQYLQTLPKIAEGSSNKLWIIPSEVGEALKGIGGALGGSNGDSPLGLFGGHDGTASAGTASAEPARPAE is encoded by the coding sequence ATGGACGGCTTAGGAGGAACAGCAGCAGCAATCGTGCTGATTGTTCTCGTTATTTTTGTCATCATAGTGTTGGTCCGCTCGGTCAGGATCATCCCGCAGGCACGCGCCGGCGTCGTTGAACGGCTCGGGAAGTACCAGCGGACGCTGAATCCCGGGCTGACGATTCTGATTCCGTTCGTTGACCGGCTCCTGCCGCTCCTGGACCTCCGCGAACAAGTGGTGTCCTTCCCGCCGCAGCCCGTCATTACCGAAGACAACCTGGTGGTCTCGATTGACACCGTGGTTTACTTCCAGGTCACGGACCCCAGGGCAGCGACGTACGAAATCGCCAACTACATCCAGGCGGTCGAACAGTTGACCACCACCACGCTCCGTAACGTGGTGGGCGGGCTTAACCTCGAAGAAGCGCTCACCTCCCGCGACCAGATCAATGGTCAACTGCGCGGCGTTCTCGACGAAGCAACGGGCCGTTGGGGAATCCGCGTCTCGCGCGTGGAACTGAAGGCGATCGATCCGCCCCACTCCATCCAGGACTCGATGGAGAAGCAAATGCGCGCCGAGCGTGATCGCCGTGCAGCCATTTTGACAGCTGAGGGCACCAAGCAGTCCCAGATCCTTACTGCCGAAGGCCAACGGCAAGCTGCCATCCTTGCTGCCGAAGGTGATGCCAAGGCAGCCATCCTTCGTGCCGACGGTGAAGCCCAGGCAATCCAGAAGGTCTTTGATGCCATCCACAAGGGCAATCCGGACCAGAAGCTCCTTGCTTACCAGTACCTGCAGACCCTCCCGAAGATCGCTGAAGGAAGCTCCAACAAGCTGTGGATCATTCCCAGTGAAGTGGGCGAAGCGCTCAAGGGAATTGGCGGGGCCCTCGGTGGGAGCAACGGGGACTCTCCCCTAGGTCTTTTCGGTGGACATGACGGCACGGCCTCCGCCGGCACGGCCTCCGCGGAGCCCGCAAGGCCCGCCGAATAA
- a CDS encoding NfeD family protein: MFEWLGENWWALWLTAFLAFAVVEMLTLDLFFIMLGGGALAGLVADFAGADFWLQIVIFCVVSLLMIAFVRPVALKHLHKGPEEQRSNIDRLIGQPALVIEAVSGTSGLVKIGGDVWSARSTAGVIDPGATVQVTKIDGATAVVASPAENTPR, translated from the coding sequence ATGTTCGAATGGCTCGGCGAGAATTGGTGGGCCCTCTGGCTCACAGCCTTCCTCGCGTTCGCAGTGGTGGAAATGCTCACCCTGGACCTCTTCTTCATCATGCTCGGCGGCGGAGCCTTGGCAGGCTTGGTGGCCGACTTTGCCGGCGCGGATTTCTGGCTGCAAATTGTCATCTTTTGCGTTGTTTCCCTCCTCATGATCGCGTTCGTTCGTCCCGTCGCCCTGAAGCACCTGCATAAGGGCCCCGAAGAACAACGGTCCAACATCGATCGCCTCATTGGCCAACCCGCTCTCGTCATCGAAGCCGTGAGCGGCACCAGTGGGCTTGTCAAAATCGGCGGCGACGTCTGGAGCGCCCGTAGCACCGCAGGGGTCATCGATCCCGGCGCAACAGTTCAGGTCACCAAAATCGACGGCGCGACGGCGGTAGTCGCCTCGCCCGCCGAAAACACCCCGCGCTGA
- a CDS encoding methyltransferase domain-containing protein, which produces MFSDALAALRCPLCQGTLQVREDPRRALACGSGHLFDAAKQGYFNLLTGKGTVFEADTADMVAARHRFLDAGHYSGLAATVAKEAAGALQGPGALVLDAGTGTGHYLNAVVNQSGAAAIGLDISKFALRRAARLNPQAVNLVWDIWRPLPVADHSVDVVMVVFAPRNPAEFARVIRPGGKLIVVTPRQGHLAEAAAATGMLGIEEGKEERLAGTMKDYFSPAAAYGLDIPLELTGPQVQDLAYMGPAGHHHRRHAEQGVPAGVLATTAKFRISVFTAS; this is translated from the coding sequence ATGTTCTCCGATGCCCTCGCCGCCCTTCGCTGTCCCCTGTGCCAAGGGACGCTCCAGGTGCGGGAAGATCCGCGGAGGGCACTTGCCTGTGGGTCGGGGCACCTTTTCGATGCCGCCAAACAGGGCTACTTCAACTTGCTCACGGGCAAGGGCACTGTTTTCGAAGCAGACACCGCCGATATGGTGGCCGCCCGCCACCGGTTCCTGGACGCTGGACACTATTCAGGTTTGGCCGCAACAGTTGCGAAGGAAGCTGCGGGAGCCCTCCAGGGTCCCGGCGCCCTGGTTCTCGACGCCGGCACGGGCACGGGGCACTACCTCAATGCAGTTGTTAACCAGTCCGGAGCGGCAGCGATCGGCCTGGACATCTCCAAGTTTGCACTCCGCAGGGCTGCCCGCCTCAATCCCCAAGCGGTGAACCTTGTGTGGGACATTTGGCGTCCCTTGCCGGTGGCCGATCATTCGGTGGACGTGGTCATGGTGGTTTTTGCCCCGCGAAACCCGGCCGAATTCGCGCGGGTGATCCGTCCCGGCGGAAAACTGATAGTGGTGACACCCAGGCAGGGACACCTTGCCGAGGCAGCAGCGGCCACCGGAATGCTGGGCATTGAAGAGGGCAAGGAGGAACGTTTGGCCGGGACGATGAAGGACTATTTCAGTCCTGCTGCCGCTTACGGCCTGGACATCCCCCTTGAGCTGACTGGCCCGCAGGTGCAGGACCTGGCCTACATGGGACCGGCCGGCCACCACCACCGGCGCCACGCGGAGCAAGGCGTCCCTGCCGGTGTGCTGGCCACCACGGCCAAGTTCCGGATCAGCGTATTTACCGCGTCCTGA
- a CDS encoding S9 family peptidase translates to MKPEQLPLLNSVSAPAIHPDGTKAVVSVTRPDFDADSYVGQLWTVPLDTTKHPRRITRGFRDSSPAFSPDGLVLAFLRSDPDGKPQLFVVEAAGGEPQRITAQHSGVTGFIWAPDSHRIAFLARVPEQGRYGTVDGVGAAGEDARLITANQYRMNGVGYTADQPQQVFVVEVPELGGEPAVAPRGRAAHEQPKSAAPGIPAATQLTFGGSDHESPCFSADGSHLFFVAALHEGHDDDLVTSVYRVDAAGGEPSAVEPSHGKLQTVTGVRASLDGRWLFYTAQDLGTTGRDFVARNGVLYAMPTGGGEATALTDVEHLDVSGPLEPSGPSSVLVLNTALGSVEMLDVNAVGEITPLVHGARVVIGATVAANGEIAVSLADASSVGDVASLERGELRLLTDFSAGLRNNSRVSEPLDFEAESSDGHPVHGWLVLPDGPGPHPVLLTIHGGPFAQYTGAFFDEAQVYAAAGYAVVMCNPRGSAGYGQSHGRAIKERMGTLDMQDVLAYLDAAIAAHKALDKDRIGIMGGSYGGYLTAWTIAHDHRFKAAIVERGFLDPVSFTGSSDIGWFFGGEYTGRTLEQMTAQSPMAVVGSVQTPTLVVHSENDLRCPIEQGQRYYSELKARGVDTALLVFPGEDHELSRSGTPHHRKQRFEHILRWWAQHLPTASNQVED, encoded by the coding sequence GTGAAACCCGAGCAACTGCCCCTGCTGAACTCAGTGTCCGCCCCGGCCATCCACCCTGATGGGACCAAGGCGGTGGTATCAGTCACCAGGCCGGATTTTGACGCCGACAGCTACGTCGGCCAGCTGTGGACAGTGCCCTTGGACACCACCAAGCACCCGCGTCGCATTACCCGCGGCTTCAGGGACAGTTCCCCTGCTTTCTCACCCGATGGACTGGTCCTTGCGTTTCTCCGAAGTGATCCCGACGGCAAACCCCAGTTGTTCGTTGTGGAGGCCGCCGGCGGCGAACCGCAACGGATTACTGCCCAACACTCAGGGGTTACCGGCTTCATCTGGGCGCCGGACTCCCATCGGATTGCATTCTTGGCCCGTGTCCCGGAACAAGGGCGGTACGGAACGGTGGACGGTGTGGGCGCAGCCGGTGAGGACGCCCGCCTGATCACGGCGAACCAGTACCGGATGAACGGTGTTGGATACACCGCCGACCAGCCCCAGCAGGTGTTCGTGGTTGAGGTTCCCGAGTTGGGCGGTGAGCCTGCAGTGGCACCCCGTGGGCGGGCTGCCCACGAACAGCCAAAGTCTGCCGCCCCGGGGATTCCCGCGGCGACGCAACTGACGTTTGGCGGCTCAGACCACGAGTCCCCGTGTTTTTCTGCCGACGGCTCGCACCTTTTCTTCGTGGCGGCCCTGCATGAAGGGCACGACGACGATCTGGTCACCTCGGTTTACAGGGTGGATGCCGCCGGTGGCGAGCCGTCCGCCGTCGAGCCTTCCCACGGCAAACTACAAACGGTCACCGGCGTCCGCGCCTCCCTGGATGGTCGTTGGTTGTTCTATACTGCCCAGGACCTCGGGACTACGGGCAGGGACTTCGTTGCCCGGAACGGCGTCCTGTATGCCATGCCAACCGGTGGGGGAGAAGCAACGGCCCTGACCGACGTCGAACATCTGGACGTTTCCGGACCGTTGGAACCCAGCGGCCCTTCCAGCGTCCTTGTCCTGAACACGGCCCTGGGCAGCGTTGAAATGCTTGATGTCAACGCGGTGGGCGAGATCACCCCCTTGGTCCACGGCGCAAGGGTGGTCATAGGCGCAACGGTAGCTGCCAACGGAGAGATCGCGGTGAGTCTTGCCGATGCCTCCTCCGTGGGCGATGTCGCTTCCCTCGAACGCGGGGAACTGCGTTTGCTGACAGATTTCTCAGCCGGCCTCAGGAACAATTCCCGGGTCAGCGAGCCCTTGGACTTCGAGGCCGAATCCTCCGATGGGCATCCCGTCCATGGCTGGCTCGTCCTCCCTGATGGTCCCGGACCCCATCCGGTACTGCTCACGATCCACGGCGGCCCTTTCGCCCAGTACACCGGAGCCTTCTTCGACGAAGCACAGGTCTACGCTGCCGCAGGATACGCGGTAGTGATGTGCAACCCCCGAGGATCGGCCGGTTACGGCCAATCACATGGCCGTGCCATCAAGGAGCGCATGGGCACGCTGGACATGCAGGATGTGCTTGCGTACCTGGATGCAGCCATTGCCGCCCACAAGGCCCTGGACAAGGACCGGATCGGCATCATGGGCGGCTCGTATGGTGGCTATCTGACTGCCTGGACCATCGCCCACGATCACCGTTTCAAAGCAGCGATCGTCGAACGCGGCTTCCTGGACCCGGTCAGCTTCACAGGTTCTTCCGATATTGGCTGGTTCTTCGGCGGCGAATACACCGGTAGAACCCTTGAACAGATGACTGCCCAGAGCCCCATGGCAGTGGTGGGTTCCGTCCAGACTCCAACCCTGGTAGTGCACAGCGAAAACGACCTCCGGTGCCCCATCGAACAAGGGCAGCGCTACTACTCCGAACTTAAGGCCCGAGGGGTGGATACCGCGTTGTTGGTGTTTCCGGGTGAAGACCACGAATTGTCCAGGTCAGGGACACCACACCACCGGAAGCAGCGCTTTGAGCACATCCTTCGCTGGTGGGCACAGCACCTGCCTACCGCGTCAAACCAAGTGGAGGACTGA
- a CDS encoding peptide deformylase, with protein MNHQPHPEAVGPATDFNSTQIRDAVRRLLDADGLPPIVQAGHPVLRQLAAPYDGQLDDVELAALVDRMREVMHDAPGVGLAAPQLGIPLQLAVLEDQYDLDPVSAAVRHREHLEFLAIVNPQYLPLGSETASFYEGCLSVNGYQAVVTRHRNVELRYLTPAGVRVEEWFSGWQARIVQHETDHLHGTLYLDRAEIRSLSSNAEHSARWAAPDIDDARRNLGFLR; from the coding sequence ATGAACCATCAACCCCATCCTGAGGCCGTGGGCCCGGCTACGGACTTCAACTCCACGCAGATCAGGGACGCCGTCCGCAGGTTGCTTGATGCTGATGGACTCCCGCCGATTGTCCAGGCCGGACACCCCGTGCTGCGACAGTTGGCGGCGCCCTATGACGGCCAATTGGACGACGTTGAACTCGCAGCACTGGTGGACCGCATGCGCGAGGTCATGCATGACGCGCCCGGTGTGGGTCTGGCTGCCCCGCAGCTGGGCATTCCCCTGCAACTCGCGGTGCTGGAGGATCAGTATGATCTTGACCCGGTTTCGGCCGCTGTCCGGCACCGGGAACATTTGGAGTTTCTTGCCATTGTGAACCCGCAGTACTTGCCGTTGGGTTCGGAGACGGCCTCCTTCTATGAGGGCTGCCTCTCCGTCAACGGCTACCAGGCGGTGGTGACCCGGCACCGGAATGTGGAGCTGAGATACCTCACACCCGCGGGTGTGCGCGTGGAGGAATGGTTCTCCGGCTGGCAGGCGCGCATTGTCCAGCACGAGACGGACCACCTCCATGGAACGCTGTACCTGGACCGCGCCGAAATCAGGTCCCTTTCCAGCAACGCGGAGCATTCTGCCCGTTGGGCCGCTCCGGACATTGATGATGCCCGCCGGAACCTGGGCTTCCTGCGCTGA